The DNA segment GGTGGCAGCgagcggcggccccgggccctGCCGGGCCATGCGGTGAGGGCGGCTCGCCGGTCCCGCCGACGGACGGGAggcgcggccgggccgcggctGTGCTCGGCTCCCCGGGCCCGGtacggcggcggccgggccccccgtccccccgctcccctccccggcCCGGCAGCGGGACCGGCCCGGTGCTGCCCAGCCAGCGGGCCCTCCCGTCCCGCCCCAGACCCGCGGATTCCTGGgctacccccccccccacacacacacaccccaacccCCCTCCCAACCCCCGGGAAAATCGGCCCGGAAAGGAATTGCAAAATTCCGGGATCACCGGGAGGTTGGGCTGGGTTTGGGGCCGGTTCCCGGCACTTCCCCGGGGCCCGGCAGCCGCTGGCGGGAGGGAAGCGGGGGGTTTGTCCACAGGAGCCCCGGAAAAAGTCGCTTTGGATTTCTTTCCTCGCCGGCAGCCAGATCTTTTCCTCCCAGAACGTGGAACGGCGGGATCGGCGTCCCAGCGAGCTCGGACCTGCGCGGCCATGGCAGAGCCCGGCTCCTggcccggccgggggctgcgTCCCGCCGCGGCCAAGGAAACGCCGCTCGCTTGACCGGGGAATGTTGTTTTTAACCGGGGCGCTGGCATCGGGGGGGGCGCTTGGACATACGGACCTTGGCGTCGCCTCGTAGGGGAtttcttttccacctttttttttttttttattagttcaTTTCCCTGAGAAACCAGCCAAGCCTTTTCCCACTGGTGGTGGCCTGGAGCTTGTGGCGTtgccgggggggggcggttTTTGGCTGCGGGGGTTGCGTGACgctgtgtcccccccacccTGGGACCAGCCATGGCGTTGAAAGCCAGAGCGCTTTACAACTTCCAGAGCGAAAACAAAGAGGAGATCAGCATCCAGGAGAACGAGGAGCTCGTCATCTTCAGCGAGAACTCCCTGGACGGGTGGTTACAGGGCCAAAACAGCCGCGGGGAGACCGgcctcttccctgcctcctACGTCGAGATCCTCCGCTCCCGGTCAGGCTCCAACTACACGGATTACTCCAGCAGCCCGGCCGGCTCGCCCGGGCACGACTCCTTCTACACAGCTCCCCCCAACCCCGGCATCCCCTACCAGGGCAGTTTTGAGGATGACGATGATGATGATTGGGATGACTGGGACGATGCTTGCACGGTGGTGGAGGAGCCCCGGAGCGCACCGGGCACCAATGGGCACCCCTCGCCCAGCCTGCAGTACCCGACAGCGTACGGCCACCACCAGCACGCCGGTTACCATCCCAAGCCGGCACTGGAAAGGCAGGACAGCATGAGCTCCTCCAAGAGGGGCAGCGTGGTGGGGAGGAACCTCAACCGCTTCTCGTGCTTTGTGCGCTCGGGGGTGGAAGCCTTCATCCTGGGTGATGTGCCCCTGATGTCCAAGATCGCTGAGGTGTACTGCATTGAGATGGGCTCCAAAGGTCCCCAGTGGAGGGCAAACCCACACCCCTTCATCTGCTCCGTGGAGGACCCGACCAAGCAAACCAAGTTCAAGGGCATCAAGAGCTACATCTCCTACAAGCTGACCCCCAGCAACATCAACTCGCCCGTCTACCGGCGGTACAAGCACTTTGACTGGCTCTACAACCGCCTCCTGCACAAGTTCACAGTCATATCGGTGCCCCACCTGCCCGAGAAGCAGGCCACCGGGCGCTTCGAGGAGGACTTCATCGAGAAGCGCAAGCGGCGCCTGATCCTCTGGATGGACCATATGACCAGCCACCCCGTCCTCTCCCAGTATGAGGGCTTCCAGCACTTCCTCTGCTGCCGTGATGAGAAGCAGTGGAAGCTGGGCAAACGCCGGGCAGAGAAGGATGAGATGGTGGGCGCCAGCTTCCTCCTCACCATCCAGATCCCCACGGAGCACCAGGACCTGCAGGATGTGGAGGACCGCGTGGACGCCTTCAAGGCCTTCAGCAAGAAGATGGACGACAGCGTCCTGCAGCTGACCAACGTGGCCTCGGAGCTGGTGCGCAAGCACGTGGGGGGCTTCCGGAAGGAATTCCAGAAGCTGGGCAATGCCTTCCAAGCCATCAGCCACTCCTTCCACATGGACCCCCCCTACAGCTCGGACGCCCTCAACAATGCCATCTCCCACACGGGCAAGACGTACGAGACCGTGGGGGAGATGTTCGCCGAGCAGCCCAAAAATGACCTGTTCCTCATGCTGGACACTCTCTCTTTGTACCAAGGGCTCCTTTCCAACTTTCCGGACATCATCCACCTCCAGAAAGGTAATGGTGGCTTCTTACCCCCCGGTGATGACCTCTCATGTGTGATGGCTCCACCTGAGTGGGGATGCAATGAAGAAaccctgtgctgtgcaggggtgggaatggggagggggcaTGAGGATAGGGATGGGAATGAGGATGGGGACCATTGCCTGTGgctcccagggaggtggcatgGTCCCTGCTGGCATGGCTCCCCCGTCGCCCCAGCCTGGAAGAGGCTGAtggggctggtggtgctgccCCAGGTGCTGCCATGGGCTCCATAACTGCTGCTGACAGTGCCCGAAGCGCTGGCGGGGGGGGGTCAGCACAGTTGTCACTCCCCCCAAGCCATGAGCCCAAGCCAGCACCTCAGCTCTGGGCTCCAGGGTGACCTGCCCAGCACCTTGTGAGCGAGGGGCTGTGTTGCATCCCCACTCACCACCACTtctccctcctcatcctccctccccagccaagGCAGCGGTTGGGTGGCcagcagggatgctccagcttgctcccccagggctgggatgcGGCTGGACATGGCCTGGGGTCGGTcagaggggcgggggggggacgACAACGATGACGACTGTGCAGGTCAAGGTGGGAGGTGGACGTGTCCTTTcttcccaccagccccaccgCACTCCCGTGGCTGGGGGACACACACTGAACCTCCTGGGGACAACCAGGGTCAAACTCTTCAAGGTTTAGCACCCCCAGGGCATCGGGGCTCCCTGCATCCCCTTCATCCCCATGTGCTCACTGGTCCCCTGGGTATTTGGGGGGGTAAcgagggaggaggaggggtgaGAAGCGTCTGCTCTGCCCTTTTGGTGGGGGGGCTGTGGCGGGCAGGGCTCGGTGTCCCTTTGCACCCTGGCAGCAGGGTGTGACGCAGCTGGGTGTGTGAGCGGGGCTGAA comes from the Falco cherrug isolate bFalChe1 chromosome 7, bFalChe1.pri, whole genome shotgun sequence genome and includes:
- the SNX33 gene encoding sorting nexin-33, which produces MALKARALYNFQSENKEEISIQENEELVIFSENSLDGWLQGQNSRGETGLFPASYVEILRSRSGSNYTDYSSSPAGSPGHDSFYTAPPNPGIPYQGSFEDDDDDDWDDWDDACTVVEEPRSAPGTNGHPSPSLQYPTAYGHHQHAGYHPKPALERQDSMSSSKRGSVVGRNLNRFSCFVRSGVEAFILGDVPLMSKIAEVYCIEMGSKGPQWRANPHPFICSVEDPTKQTKFKGIKSYISYKLTPSNINSPVYRRYKHFDWLYNRLLHKFTVISVPHLPEKQATGRFEEDFIEKRKRRLILWMDHMTSHPVLSQYEGFQHFLCCRDEKQWKLGKRRAEKDEMVGASFLLTIQIPTEHQDLQDVEDRVDAFKAFSKKMDDSVLQLTNVASELVRKHVGGFRKEFQKLGNAFQAISHSFHMDPPYSSDALNNAISHTGKTYETVGEMFAEQPKNDLFLMLDTLSLYQGLLSNFPDIIHLQKGAFAKVKESQRMSDEGRMDQEEADGIRKRCRVVGFALQAEMNHFHERRVADFKRMMQSYLKQQIVFYQRVSQQLEKTLRMYDNL